The Montipora foliosa isolate CH-2021 chromosome 6, ASM3666993v2, whole genome shotgun sequence genome includes the window TTGATTAATTCACATTGTTTTTTCTTATACAGGTAAAATGCCAGACCCGACAAATGAATCATTATTGGCCAACGCGACACAAACGTTGCATACAGGTGGAATGGAACAATCAGCTTATGCACCCCTTGACAGGGACTCAGTTATAGCAGCTTGGTTCTTTTATACAATCATAGCATTAGTAGCAGTATTTGGTAATCTCATGGTGGTAACAGCCTTTTTCATCAACGACAAACTTCGCACAGTGACAAACTACTTTGTCCTTGGCTTAGCAATAGCGGACATTTTGGTTGGGGCGATTTCTGTTCCTTTGTGGATGTACATGTTGAAAGCCTATGCCTCCCCGACAGGGAACGAAAATTTCCAAGGTTTGGAGACGTTTTACACCACAATGGATAGCTTTGCAGGGATCTCGTCTATTCTTCACCTCATGGCCATTTCCATGGAGCGATATTTCTGTGTTGGTTGGGCCGTGAAGCACCGCAATACGCCTAAATACGTGTATTACATCGCCTTGTTCATGGTCTGGTTGATTTCTGCACTAGCGGCGTGTGTGAAACTTATCATCCCTCGCATCGAACCAAAAGACCGAGCACTTGTGACATCCATTGTGTTCTTTCTTCTGCCATTGACCATCATCGTGGTTGCGTATGCTGCCATTTGGAAAATCGCCACGACCAGGATGAACAACAACCCGAGTAAACGCTCCCTGAAGCGCGAAATTCGCACGGCCACCACCATTGCCTTCGTTATCGGCTTTTTCTTGGTTGCCTGGACACCATTTTTTGTCACTCTAATCACTGTAAATTACTGTACTAAATGCCCATTCCATTGGTCTGCCCTTATCTTTTACAAATTTTTGCATTATTCCAACTCGTCAATCAATCCTATTGTATATGGCGTCCGCATTCCTGAATTTAGGAAGACATTCAAATTCATCATCAAGCGAATTTTTGGACCAGTTTGTGGACCATGTACACTGTGTAGAAGAAACTAGACAACTGCTTTGTAATCGTCACATTGATGCCAGATCAACGTTATCCGACTTGAAGATATTCAGGGTCCTGCAACGTTAGCATCAAAATCATTCCCCAAGAGAAGCTACGCCTATTGCGCAGGCAGGGCGGAACAATCGCCGTAAACTGTGGAGTACACGAAAATCAAGTGCAATATGAAGACAGATCACTAATCCGAAAATGTACCGAAATAACCTGTGAATGGAACTTCAAAATACTACTTGCTTAATAACTTTTAAGTACTCATTTATTTGTGATAATACCggggttttttttctaagaaaaCCAATTTTAAATTCCCAAAAGATGCCAAAGGAGCTTTTTTTCCGGTTAGAAGTCGCCTTTCTTTCGTAGCTCGTGCCAGGAACAATTGACATTTAGATGAGTTTAACTCAAATAACGAGGCAGTTTTAAGGGACAGCCttaatttaaaacttgaaaactggtGGAGACCTGGCTTTTGTGTCAATTCTGAGTTGTCGAAAACTTCCATCTCTGCATGGAAGCATCGGTCAACTCATTTTCAGGAGATACGCTCTACTATGTTCTCTTGCTCTCTGGAATATGACAATTTGAACTCTCCTCAATCAATTGGTTAGTAGGAAGCGACATTGAAGTGCTCCTATTAAATATGACAGCGGTGAAAGCCACTAGTTACCATTCTTCCCTCGCCTTATATAACCGTCGAGGAGACAGTCTTATATAAATCCTGTAAACTGCACAGGCTTGAACAGGCTGGCGCGGTGGTTATGTTATTCCTAGTCCTGTATTTTGTTCGTGAGGCCATAACAAAAAGCTGATCCGTGTAATTTTTTCCGAAAAATGTTCCTGGTCAGCTTGCAGAAGTTCGCGAGAACGTCTACCCCAAATCTTGGCGGGTACCTACATTTTGTGTCAAAATGATTAACTGCTAATAATGTTTTAACGAAATGAATGTTACTTAAGTAAGTGGAGGGCATGGTCTTTCCCCTCTTAAGTCTCAAGGGTACTTAGCCGACCACTAATTAGGGAgaatacaaatcaactgaaatcagaacaaatcgaatcaaatgttagttttgaggggaggggaaaacctgagtaaccggagaaaaacctctcggagcagagtagagaaccaacaaattcaatcCACATATGGCATCGAAGCCGAAAATGGATCCCGGCCCACGAGGGtggaaggcaagtgctctcaccattgctcgAACCCTGCTCCCCAACATATATCTGTTTGCCAtttggttttctttgctttttagCTTTATTCAGTATTTttcttaaagggaaagtacggactagaaaaagtttctctaaattacgaaaacttttccccaggaatttgaaaataattgccgttttgtccagttccctgttaaaatgtgacaagagcactttgaagttgcctctttcgtgacttggagagggccatcttggatatgacgtgttaaagtcaacaaacttgttcgaccttaccaagttcttcgatccgcgatcactttctcaatgttgtgtaacctttctgcttcgagaaattcaaatgtaagatgaattatggtaaacggtcttgtggttcaatagtTAGTAGGCCATGTAGGCCATAAGTACGACAGAAACTCAAATCACTtaatacttatagattttctagtcaatcgaagccagacttggaaagtttttcagcggaaggctcactaaggaagagctttctcaccacaatttccccgcacacgtgaggaaacggctgagcaaaccgccttgcgaggcagtttgctcagctctttcctcaagtgtgcggcgggcttgagcaaactgcctcgcaaGGCGGTTTGCTTGACCGTTTCCTTACCGTGTGCggggaacttttggtgagaaattcgcttcgcgaggccgtgaggaagaaaacaaacatgtttgatatttttcgcctcgcgaggcaaattcctcattgtgtgcggccatcgtgagaatcaagttgagcttggtcaatgaagcCTCCAATAAAAATtcatggcattctcacgtgaccAGTGCCGTCGGGatttcttcctccgacaccATCTTGAACCGCTGGAGTCACGTGAATATGCCATGTAtctttattggatgcttgattaaaccaagctcagctcgattctcacgatgccCGCACACCGTGAGAAATttgtctcgcgaggccaaaaatatcaaacatgtttgattttatcctcaagGCCTCGCGAGGCGtatttctcaccacaatttccccgcacacgtgaggaaaaggctgagcaaaccgcctcacGAGGCAGTTTTCTCAGCTCTTTTCTCAAGTGTGCGGCGTGCTttacgagcaccctcatgcccatgtttgtgAAAAAGCACCGTGAAGTATtccttgcggctggtttaggcattgtttcatctttcaacattgggcaaaaccaaatcaactccattctcagagggcactggggaaagaagctagaataaaaaactggccttaatccaattttcccaaggtaatctttacagaataagattattgaaggaacacttttgagtgccaaccttaagcgttttaaaacaagcgcaaacaatattaatagtctttaaattcacaaaatgtcaaacagcatattttagtctcatattcaattagatttggctgcaatattccttaaaatatgcagaactatttaccataaaatgtggaacatttcctgcctatctaaatatgccacaaaagggctccaaaaagcaaagATAGTGTCCAAAAGGATAAAGATAGTGTCTCTATGGAGGTCtgacacaatacctaaaaattaaataatttgatgtgatcaagacattgaatgaccaagcaataaacaaactgcagcaaTGTACTTTAGTTTCACAAAGtgggaatgaaaaaaatattcctcaactgatgtttcaatatgcatttaaattaattttctatcaacaattcaagggactgacttttcagTGTCTATTCACTGGTATTATTGacgtttccatgataagtttgaaagtgagTCTGGCAACCACATGCAGTGCCCCgtgaaatgggaaataactttaacaaacccattaaactaacattttacaaggggcaccattgttgatgccctgcgaagaacaaagaataaattgaaagaagaattggtctggagtttatccacaatggacagttagtggctgcattcaccaatgtagagaacaaacacatcaagtttcttctcaagcaacctggtgttcaaggagctattcaatttccaaagaacactatggtagtgtaccagtacctgggtgaattcgggtacctggcctgaaactgaaacttgtggagccaaacaacttgttgagcttagtacttaaactgggtacataattatgtctacaaatattgtctattcaaccaacagtttctcctaattttgtgtaccattcacctGTTGGTTCCTTAATAAAAACTCGCTGATTCAATTAAGGATttaagtcctttcaaatcatcaaatttactttgcgccaccaggaacaaacgaaaaaatacaagcactgaaggCAAACTGATCAAGAATGcacgactccctttgaaacagcaaaacaggatcctcgagtcactaaaaagtgctgcatgctacgtggatgtttgcagaacgatcgcaagttgtaatcactgaaagaaaactccactccagatctgatagacgatggCCGTGCGagactcgccaagcacgtggaacacccaacaggattattcgttgtttggcacagcagatgaacgaaaaattgttcccctcactattaagttccaaccctataagaccaatcttgctcaaatacaacaacaatttcgGCAGCAgccaagctcatcacaagccatcgaagttggcataaagcagcatagcgcctcacctgaagttcgatcatgatggacacaaacaagagctgaaagaacttcataaggtcagacgaccaaatgtgattgacccaacactcgttagagcggctcagttatcggacatcaaagtgctgaacaaaccaagggatttcgtcgtaaaaatgttcactcatcAATGTCTTCTTCctctacagaataaagttcaaaggcgattctggttgttaatcacatgctggataaagtggatcggcaaattgattgccagaacaatgcgtcatttctgtctcgctgagttcaaagaagcgatggtcaagagagtcacaagagaAGGCTTAGCGAATGTacaccgatctaaccaatcagaatgtaaacaattggcgtgacgtcggatagcacagtttttcccgctcgctgaattgtgattggtcagtttaaagtttcagtagctctcgccgtatgcaaggcgTTGCAAGGCTCtttcacatcaacaattaccgctgttggaGTGTACGCTTTGGAGGGGGATGAAAGTAGACACAAgtctagacttgagaacacatataaaaacaaacaaaaccgaagcttacaccggataattaaaatttaaagaaaagttggccggcgaaaataaaacgtggatggattcctcaaacgtgaaaacctgactgctatattgtctgttcgggACTTCAAGCGGAATCTTCAGGAATATGAGTATTGGTCTTGGGGACATTCgcttcataataataataataataataatagaaacgtTCTTGGTGCGCATTTAAAAAATCTCAATGCgcttacaataaataataacaataataacaatagcaaattagtAATAACCacactaattaaaaattaaaacacttAAGCTACAAAGGTATCATTGGTCATCAAGGAGGTGGCGacgaaaaaggtaagttttaagtgCCGTTTTAAAAGTTGACAGAGACGAGGCTGACTTAATATGCTCAGGTATAGAGTTCCACAGTTTAGGAGCAGCGAAGGCAAACGCCCTCTCACTATTGTAGAGGGTATTAGGGCGGTACAAGTTCTGAAGTAAGGATTGCTTGGAGGAGCGAAGTGTCCGTGAAGGATTCCGAAACTTGAGTAGCTCACGGAGGTAAGATGGACCTTGATTGTGGAGACACTTAAACGTAAGAAGCAGGATCTTAAATTCCAGTCTGGCAGGTATAGGCAACCAGTGGAGATCCCTCAAAATAGGGGTCATATGGTCAGATCGACGAGCTCCTACAATCAGCCTAGCTGCAGTATTCTGAACTCTTTGTAGCTTAGCGAGTTCGTAAGAGGGCAGACCATATAGGAGACTGTTACAATAGTCTAGATGCGAAATAACAAGTGCATTTACCAATCGCTTAAGTGGGTCCGGAGGTAGATACTTCCGAATGTGGCCAATAGAGTTAATGAAGAAGAAAGCTTTTTTACAAAGATCATTGATATGGCTGGATAAGGTGAAGTAAGCGTCCATGATAACTCCAAGGTTTCGGGTCTTTGATGTAATGTCCACAGGAACTCCGGCAACCATGAACTGAGGTCCTAGTGAGGGATTTTTCACAAATCGAGATGTTAAACGCAGGACCTCTGTTTTTCCACGATTAGTCTGTagcttattacatgtattccaGTCAAAGACAGCTTTAATACAAGTAGACAGAGAGTCAATAGCCAGCCAATTCAGGTGTTGATGGTTTCACTGCGATATAAAGCTGCGTATCATCAGCGTAAAACATACATTGAAGATTGAAGGTTGCTATAACGTCTTGGAGTGGAGCTATGTATAGTGTAAATAGTAATGGTCCCAAAATggatccttgtggtacaccatAGTGAAGGTTTCTAGGTGAAGAAGAAGATCCAGCAATATTTACTCTTTGTGTGCGTCCTCGAAGGTAAGAAGTGAACCAATTCAAAGCGATTCCTTTAAATCCGAAGTACAAATGGAGACGGGATAGTAATATATCATGGTCTAGGGTGTCAAATGCTGCCGAAAGATCGAGGAATATTAAAATGACATCATTGCGAGAATCAAGAGCCTTCAAAATGTCATTAGTGACTCGTAGAAGTGCAGTCTCGGTGGAATGGTGTGCACGGTAAGCTGACTGAAGTGACGGAAATAAGGCATTATTGTTGAGGTAGCTGTAGGTCTGGATTGCAACAGACTTTTCTATGACTTTACTCATGAACGAGATGTTTGCAAGAGGTCGATAATTCTGATAAATTTCCGAATCAAGGTCTGGTTTCTTAAGTTTCGGACGAACGATCGACGTCTTGAGTGAAGTCGGAAACTCAACAGAGGCCAGTGATGCACTCACGATCCTAGCTATAATAGGCGCTAGCTCAAGCACATGCTGCTTCAGTACGGATGTAGGGATTGGGTCGAGATCACAAGTCTTAGGGGTGAGTGAACCCAAGACTTCTACGATATACGCGTGAGAAGGTATCTCAAAATCCGTAAAGTGACACGAAAGCTGCCTGCCCTCCACAAAGGCTGCCTCGGTGTTGTTTAGACCAGCGCGGATATCAGAGATCTTGTTCATACGGAAATCTTAGTCaactagtccaaaatatcattatattggagcgagaaaactgaatcaagccatTAAATTTTTTGGTTAAATTTTGTTCGCAGTATAGAAAcaactgaaacgatttactcttaccatctgatggaaatatataaatctatCATTTGTTTTGAATTGGTAACAGGGATCTGgtagaaagccacggtagacagattaaacttgatttccaggcatttatttcacagcaatgaacgcgggatagcactgcaagatctctttcgctttgtaaaacttctgcatataactcacatataaaaccctgttaacgaccacgaggtaaagCTGTTCAAAGGTGGAGTcaatatcaatacaatttagcctctggattaagattcaggCCTACAAAGCATTGCTCTCTTCGCCTGTGTTTTCTTCCTTACATCAAGTACATttagtcatccggagaaatccttgactattgctacgtcatagcctcgtttgcatacacaaaaacaaagatggcggattgcAATTTAAATTTCCacatttttgaagcgttattgttggctatttaaacacatttagtccaaatgagtggtcaaatATGACAACAaatgtaaagaactttcgattcagaaaaactttttctagaccgtactttccctttcattaactttgaaagattttaaCAGATCAGTGATTATTTGTTGTGCTTTATTAAGAGAATACGTGGGTTACGGTGATAAAAACTGTGAAAATGCGGACCTTAGTTGAGTTGTTTACGTGATAATATTGAATATAAGCGAAAGTATGGTTCAAAATACGTCTGCAAGCAAGCCAGGCGGTCAAAAATCATCGAAAGACAGAAAACGGACGTGAGAAGTGTCCCATTTACTTTGACTTGATAGTACGCGCTAgatggggtgcagggatggcgcagtggtgagagcactcgcctcccaccaatttggcccgtgttcaattcccagattcggcgttatatgtgggttgagtttgtttgttctctactctgcaccggtTGGCTCCgcggtactccggtttcccctctcctcaaaaaccaacatcgggcttgatttgcgttaattgttaatttcagtttacggtgtccccaattagtgctccagtgttTGAACGgctagacactcaaataaagttcctttccttgctTGAATGGAAATGTTGTGCTTGACCACCGCCGACGTGTGCGTAATGTAAGCCTCTTGTCATCGTCTACAaggttttaaaaacaatttgactGCTCATTAAGATATCTATCGACGGCAAGTGACCCGAGGAGAGCtcatttctttattattttgtgaGCTCCTTGACAATCGTTTACATTGCGAAAAGGCTCAGGTTTGAGAGCAGAGCATGCCATCGATTTTGTTTTGCGCACCCACACAAAAGACTTGGGGAGATAAAGTATGAGACGTTTTTAAGCGGCGAACAAACGGCGAAAGTTGACTTGCTtacctttttaacttgtcttgacactgccacatttatattgctaagcaTGTTTTCTTCCTTAGGGACGCTTAGTAAAATCTGGGAGAGACTACTGTcttggcatgcgaaatgttcccTTCCAGTTTCCCTTTCTGGCTAAAAAACGCTGGTACATAAGCTCCCTAGCTAATTGCGCACTCGAAACTTACGCGCCTGCTTAACATAAAACATTTACATTTAGAAGAAAATTCCCCCAAATACAGCGTCTTTTAGCCAATCCGTCAACGCACAATGTAACTGCGTAAGCAAGCCTTGCAACCTTTACGCTATAGTCCGAGACTAGCGTAAGGGCCGTCGCACACTTGAAGGAACGAACTGTAGAAAGAGCCGCGCGAGGCAGTTATTTCCTCAAGGATGTTAGAAGGTTTTGATCATATTTTCGCCTTCCAAGGGCGTTAGGAATATATCCAGTATGTTTAATAGATTTTCCTTTGCGAGACAAATTCCTTAGAGTGAGCGACCATTGTGACAATCTGGCTGAACTTGGCCAGGCGATCATCCAATAAAATTGCATCAGGCTAATCACGGGTCCCAGCAATTTGGAGTTGAGGGCGTCGAGTAGTGTTGTGAGTGAAATATTACTTGAGGAAAAACGTGTTGAATTTTGGTTTTCGTCTACGACGGATTCCTGGAAGTTAGCAAATAGCAAAAAGTGCCATCATTTGTACTTCGGACGCCATCTTAAACTCGGAATTGCGAAGACACGTAATGAACTTAATTAGTTTCAATTGAGTTAAAGATGACTGCATACGGAAATAAAATTTATCGTCGAGAGCTCGCATGAAGATCTGAaatgttattatttattacGGTTTCTTTTTTTAGAGGAAGGTAAAGAAACAAAGAACTGTATCGATCTAAAGCGTACAGCGTTCTGCATTTGCATCAGAGCTATTTTTTGGTCGTTTAGCATAACGGTCATCGTGTCCTCACTTCAGTAATCTTTTTCTCAGATC containing:
- the LOC138007641 gene encoding octopamine receptor beta-2R-like isoform X1 — protein: MPVHYLNIIARASRCRESLYNTSKDFYFAPASKFGGKMPDPTNESLLANATQTLHTGGMEQSAYAPLDRDSVIAAWFFYTIIALVAVFGNLMVVTAFFINDKLRTVTNYFVLGLAIADILVGAISVPLWMYMLKAYASPTGNENFQGLETFYTTMDSFAGISSILHLMAISMERYFCVGWAVKHRNTPKYVYYIALFMVWLISALAACVKLIIPRIEPKDRALVTSIVFFLLPLTIIVVAYAAIWKIATTRMNNNPSKRSLKREIRTATTIAFVIGFFLVAWTPFFVTLITVNYCTKCPFHWSALIFYKFLHYSNSSINPIVYGVRIPEFRKTFKFIIKRIFGPVCGPCTLCRRN
- the LOC138007641 gene encoding octopamine receptor beta-2R-like isoform X2, which codes for MPDPTNESLLANATQTLHTGGMEQSAYAPLDRDSVIAAWFFYTIIALVAVFGNLMVVTAFFINDKLRTVTNYFVLGLAIADILVGAISVPLWMYMLKAYASPTGNENFQGLETFYTTMDSFAGISSILHLMAISMERYFCVGWAVKHRNTPKYVYYIALFMVWLISALAACVKLIIPRIEPKDRALVTSIVFFLLPLTIIVVAYAAIWKIATTRMNNNPSKRSLKREIRTATTIAFVIGFFLVAWTPFFVTLITVNYCTKCPFHWSALIFYKFLHYSNSSINPIVYGVRIPEFRKTFKFIIKRIFGPVCGPCTLCRRN
- the LOC138005696 gene encoding uncharacterized protein, with product MVAGVPVDITSKTRNLGVIMDAYFTLSSHINDLCKKAFFFINSIGHIRKYLPPDPLKRLVNALVISHLDYCNSLLYGLPSYELAKLQRVQNTAARLIVGARRSDHMTPILRDLHWLPIPARLEFKILLLTFKCLHNQGPSYLRELLKFRNPSRTLRSSKQSLLQNLYRPNTLYNSERAFAFAAPKLWNSIPEHIKSASSLSTFKTALKTYLFRRHLLDDQ